The following are encoded in a window of Scleropages formosus chromosome 7, fSclFor1.1, whole genome shotgun sequence genomic DNA:
- the ripk1l gene encoding receptor-interacting serine/threonine-protein kinase 1 gives MAAAPTSIYMKSSDLIKKEPLDYGGFGQVYLCYHKTYGQVVLKTVYTGPPRNEGNKKSLIEEGLLMQKLNHQRVVKLLGLILEDGAYSLVMELIPKGNLLAMLNSVDVPMSIKGRIILEILEGMVYLSNSNVIHKDLKPENILVDEEFHIKIADLGLATCQSWSRLTKEESRRQSRMGCRSYANTAGTLCYMAPEHLDSIHARSTEKSDVYSFAIVVWVILTGREPYENAFNEDHICQCVRKGDRPNESIIPACTPPEMMTLMKKCWHQDPNQRPTFAESYESFQLFYKDNLEKDVERDACDLMAKYKGPTDFVEKMQSLSMERLTSQTDSPTSLRADVSPVEASIEDMNSLTSSELSIQGDAAPVCNNLEVKLAQELDYHKHGSYSCVDHSAAEVERETWREMLRRAAAPQQVSSVQSWTKSDPVAGSSLENFNWSGQLPSVPSLSPSVGVPPMTSYSQYQYSQYEQAQPWPVPIPESEAPDPAAGMRYNSAAMLPHSDQGSLFIQNASGIQIGHNNQLSIRSQDYSLAGTHATESSTMFKELLQKYEDHSVTEEHLDLLRENIGVKWKRCARRLGLSEVEVETIEHDYARDGLKEMVYQALEKWKMKEGYVGCTVGKLCRALSDSVKVDLLCRLLEICRSPTSPIS, from the exons ATGGCTGCGGCACCAACATCCATCTACATGAAGTCCTCAGACCTCATCAAGAAGGAGCCGCTGGACTATGGTGGCTTTGGGCAGGTGTACCTGTGTTACCACAAGACCTATGGCCAGGTGGTTCTCAAGACTGTCTACACAGGGCCTCCACGCAATGA GGGAAACAAAAAATCACTGATCGAAGAGGGGCTTCTTATGCAGAAGCTGAACCATCAGCGTGTGGTGAAACTGCTGGGGTTGATCCTGGAGGATGGGGCATACTCCTTGGTGATGGAACTCATTCCCAAAGGCAACCTGCTGGCCATGCTGAATAGT GTTGATGTACCTATGTCCATAAAGGGGAGGATCATTTTAGAGATCCTTGAAGGAATGGTGTACTTATCCAACAGCAATGTGATACACAAAGACTTGAAGCCAGAAAATATTCTAGTGGACGAGGAGTTCCACATCAAG ATTGCAGACCTGGGCCTAGCCACCTGCCAGTCGTGGAGCAGGTTAACCAAGGAAGAGTCACGGCGGCAGAGTCGGATGGGATGCCGTAGCTATGCCAACACTGCTGGCACCCTCTGCTACATGGCCCCAGAACACTTGGACAGCATTCACGCACGCTCCACTGAGAAGTCCGACGTCTACAGCTTCGCCATCGTAGTCTGGGTCATTCTCACGGGCAGAGAGCCGTACGAGA ATGCCTTCAACGAAGACCATATATGCCAGTGTGTGCGGAAAGGGGATCGCCCTAATGAAAGCATCATTCCAGCCTGTACGCCACCAGAGATGATGACGTTGATGAAGAAGTGCTGGCATCAAGACCCGAACCAACGGCCaacatttgcag AAAGCTACGAGTCATTCCAGCTCTTTTACAAGGACAATTTAGAAAAAGATGTAGAGAGAGATGCATGTGACCTTATG GCAAAATACAAAGGCCCAACAGACTTTGTGGAAAAGATGCAGTCCTTGTCTATGGAAAGGTTGACTTCACAAACAG actctccaacctCGTTGAGGGCGGATGTGTCCCCTGTCGAGGCCAGCATTGAGGATATGAACTCACTCACCAGTTCTGAGCTGTCCATCCAGGGAGATGCTGCCCCTGTCTGCAACAACCTGGAGGTTAAGCTGGCTCAGGAGCTCGATTACCACAAACATGGCAGCTACAGCTGTGTGGACCACTCTGCTGCGGAAGTTGAGAGAGAGACTTGGAGGGAGATGctcagaagagcagcagctcctcaGCAGGTTTCCTCCGTTCAGTCATGGACCAAGAGTGACCCTGTTGCCGGGAGCAGTCTGGAGAACTTCAACTGGTCTGGCCAGTTGCCTTCAGTACCAAGCCTGAGTCCAAGTGTGGGAGTGCCGCCTATGACATCCTATTCCCAGTACCAATATTCCCAGTATGAGCAAGCCCAGCCCTGGCCTGTGCCCATTCCAGAATCTGAAGCCCCAGACCCTGCAGCTGGAATGCGTTACAACTCAGCTGCGATGCTGCCTCATTCAGATCAAG GAAGTCTGTTTATACAAAATGCCAGTGGGATCCAAATTGGTCACAACAACCAGCTTAGCATCAGAAGTCAAGACTACAGTTTGGCCGGCACTCACGCCACCGAAAGTAGTACCATGTTCAAAGAGCTCCTCCAGAAATATG AGGACCACTCCGTGACGGAAGAACACCTCGACTTGCTCCGCGAGAACATCGGAGTTAAGTGGAAACGGTGTGCACGGCGCCTGGGCCTCTCCGAAGTGGAGGTGGAGACCATTGAGCACGACTACGCACGCGACGGCCTGAAAGAGATGGTCTACCAGGCGCTAGAGAAGTGGAAGATGAAGGAGGGCTATGTGGGCTGCACAGTGGGCAAACTGTGCCGTGCCCTCAGTGACTCCGTCAAGGTGGATCTCCTCTGCAGGCTGCTGGAGATCTGCCGAAGCCCCACTTCTCCCATAAGCTGA